A window of Candidatus Omnitrophota bacterium genomic DNA:
CGGTGAAATTGGAAAATATGACCGGCGTCCGTTTCACCCATATTCCGCTGGACGGGGCCAAGCCCGCCGTGACGCGGCTGCTGGGCAAGCATATCCAGGCCGTGGCCGTCAGCCCCGCCGAAGTGGAGCAGTACGTTCGCGAAGGAACGTTCCGCTGCCTAGGCATCATGAGCGAAGAGCGTTTCGCCGATATGCCGGAGGTTCCGACGATGCAGGAACAGGGCATAGAACTCGTCCACGGCACTTGGCGGGGGCTGGCGGTTCATAAAGAAACGCCGGACGATATCGCTGCGAAGTTGGCGAATGGTTTCAAGCAAGCCTACGATCAACCGTCGTTTCAAGCGGCGGCCAAACGGATGTTGATGGGATTGAAATACCGCAACGGTGAGGATTTCTCCAAGTATATGCAAAAGGAAGCGGAGGACGTCGCCGCCTTGATCACCGAACTAGGGTTGTAAAACCAATCACCTTTGAATATGTTGATTTTCAAATCCCTCTCCCAAGATTGGGAGAGGTTAGGTGAGGGTTGATATGATTATACTTATAATTCCCTCACCCTAGCCCTCTCCCAGAGGGCGAGGGAATTTACAACAACACAATCGGCGTAAAACCATGAAGATGCGATTATCGAAGGATTCTTTAATTGGATTGGGTATTTTGGCGATTTCCGGGCTGATATATGGGGAGACGTTTACCTTCACCCGGCATGAGAGCGGAGTCAGTCCGCAATTTTTCCCCCGGCTGCTGACGGGATTGTTAGCCTTTTTTAGTTTGTTTCTGATTATCAGATCTAAACAACCGGATACAACAGGATTGTCTGGCGAGGATACTCTGTCCAGCCGACGGGGAAAAATGACTATCGCCATTGCTTTCGGCGCATTGGCCGCTTATGCGTTTTTCATTCCGCTGCTGGGGTATTTCCTTTCTACAGCGATCTACCTTGTTTTCATGATTCGTTATCTGGGCGAACGAAAAATTGGACGCATCGCGGCGTGGAGTATGGGTACGGCGTATGCAATCGCGTTCGTCTTTATGACCATTCTCGACGTTCAAACGCCGGAATGGGGATGGATTAGAATGCTTTTGTTAGCGAAGCCGGAATGAATTTTTGAAAACAGCGATTAGTGGTTAGAGACTCGGAGTTCGTAAAAGAAATTCAATGAAAACCAACGGCCTTTTTTAGGTTAAAGAATTATCCTCCATGAATACCTTTCTCGACAATGTCATCCTCGCCCTAGATCCCGCTTCTCTTGGCATGGCCGCCATCGGCGTACTCGCGGGCATTGTCATTGGCGCATTGCCGGGACTGACGGCGACGATGGGCGTAACCCTGCTATTGCCCTTTACCCTGAGCCTAGACCTGACGCCGCAGGGG
This region includes:
- a CDS encoding tripartite tricarboxylate transporter TctB family protein — its product is MKMRLSKDSLIGLGILAISGLIYGETFTFTRHESGVSPQFFPRLLTGLLAFFSLFLIIRSKQPDTTGLSGEDTLSSRRGKMTIAIAFGALAAYAFFIPLLGYFLSTAIYLVFMIRYLGERKIGRIAAWSMGTAYAIAFVFMTILDVQTPEWGWIRMLLLAKPE